TAGCTATTTTCTGGAATTACTTATGaagttttaaaatataatGATGGAaaatgaggttgatggtCGTGATGCTCCTCCACCCAGAAGTCTTGGCTCACATTTAATTCAATTAGGTTTAGCGCGAAGAGCGAACCACTAGAATAGATAGCTTTACAACCATCATGATTCTTGATGCAACGGTCTGATAATTCAGCATACCAACTCCACGACATATTAATACACACGACCAGTATGCTATATAATAAATGCACGATCATACCTAAATAATATCACTCACGAGAGATGCGCACTATATACTTTTTCCTtacaacagcatcatcacaCATGCAGCGGACTCGAAAACCAGATGACCACTAACAAACGATGTCTTGCTCTCAGTTTTCccttcttatttataaggtCTTTGAGCAAATTGATGTTGCAAGAAACCGTTTCTTGCCACTTGGCCTACGCGGACCAGTTTACACTGTGACACTGGTAACTCATGGAACCTGTAACCGTcggaaaagaaaataaggTTTGATTGCCATGCAGGCTACAGCAGCTGCTGCAGGGGACGGCAAGCAACAATTGCGTCGCGTCACTGATTACTCGGAAAACGCGCGAAGACCTACGAGAACAACCATTTCGGCCAAGTTATATGAAAGACGATGTCCCAACCCGCTCCAAAACGCCGAGGCCGCCCCCCGAGGAAAGTGCCACAAACGGAAGAGGAGCGGCTCGCCTCGCAACGCGCGCGATCACAACGATACTACCAACGACAACACGGACAATCTGTTGATTCCCACCGCGTCGCCGTTGGATCGCAGAATGCGGAGTTTGTGTATCATTACCAACCCCATCCACCTGCTCTACCATCGACTACGAACCCCGTTATTGGCCTCCACCTAGAGCCGCATCTTAACATACCAACACCTTTAGAGCAAGATGTAGTAGCCGAGCCCACTTGTGCGGGTGAGGCGGACACGGACCCAACAGCGGCATCAACGTCGTGGAATCCACCTGTCTGGAACCATCACGAGAATTCACGGGCCGCACGGTCGAGTTTAGATGATACACCCGAAGATAACTACAATCCGTTATTCGAGGACTCCCAAATACAACTCGAGCTTATATCACAACGACAAGACAATACAGGAGATGGCTACGACGCGGTCATTGACAGGGGCGAAGCCAATTCTCCGCAACTCGAAGCTCGAGACGAAGAGCTGCAGGATTTAGTTGACAAGGTCCAGCAGTTGCTCATCACGACGCCGCCAGACAGTGAGGCAATAAGGAGGGATAGTGGCGATGGTCTGGCAGGAAGTTTGTGAACCTATAGATCAGGCGTGGCTCTATCTTGATAGAGGTACTGACGCGACTTACCAGATACGATCGAATCACTAGTAGCTTCCGGCTCAGCGTTTTTGCAGGGCGATGCGAGATCCTCGACTCCACAATCTCAAGGCTCTGCTCGGTTATCACGTAGATCTGATGAAGCCCAGGGACGAAGCCATGCGACAGCATCTGCAACGCCGTCATCGCAGTTACGAAATACAAGCATGTTGGATGATTGGGTACGGCGGCCTTGTACTCGCTCCTCAGACAACTCTTCCAATGGAGTAACTTCACAAGCTTATGACTGCAACGGATTTCTTCTACCGTCAGCCACGGGCGTGCAAAGGTTCACGCGGGAACACTCGGGCTTTGTCGATCGTTCTAGTGCCACATCGCCATCCTCTAATTCATCACCAAGAGGGTTTGGAGTAGAATGGATCTATCATGGGCTCTACTCGTGGAACCTCCGCCGTCGGCTGGAACGGGAAGACTACCTTACCACCGATGACGTTCTCTGCGGTATGCGGCTGGCCATTGAGCTGAGCGGCCGGCGGGACGTCACAACGCTCGCACGCGCCATTCATCTTGGTGAGCCTCAGAACAACTCTATCCAGCTGAGCCAGGCCGAGATCGAAGATATAAGACGGCATGACGCCACAATACTGTCGATCTTTCGTCCAGGTATCGAGGAGGGGGTCGGTCACTGGTCACTCGCCATCTATCAGCCAGCACGGCCGCATTTCTTATTCTGCGATTCACTTGGAAGTCGTGATGACTGCTACTATTCTGCGCTCCGAGACATCCACGACTCGGTACTTCCGGACTCTGCGCCCGCATCCATTTGCGATGTGCCGATCACTCGACAAGTAAATGGCTGGACATGCGGTGTCATAGTCGTGGAATGTGCCCGACGATTTCTGACCGCACGAGAGCAGTATTGTAGTGAGGATTTGATGATAGAAGATCAGTCCGGGATACTCGACTGGACACAGCAGGAGCCGTATTTGTCCGAGATGCAAGACCCAGACTTGCGAGAGGTTGGTGCTATATCGTACTGGATCGAGGTGATATCGCAATATTTGGGCGCAACAACAAATCACAGTGCCACCTCCGTCGGCAGCAGGAGGAGTAGTAGTAGCGATGCAGTTACCATCTCAGAACCGGCTGACCCTGCGCTGCTCCTGTTCCAAGAGTGGAGCAGACCGGTAGGATGTACGTCCCGGCAACATGAAGAGGACCACTCCTCCCAGTTGGCGGATGCAACTACAAAGCGAGGCGTCTCTCCAAACTGTTCTTCTCTATTAGATATTGCAAAGAGGTTAGAGGGTGTAACTGGGGAGGATGGCACAAACGGGCCACTACCTTGCGTCCTTGACCCAGCGAAGGATCTCTTAAGGTCCGGCACGCGGGAGTCCTCATCACCGGACGCTGGCCTAACACGCTATGGCGGACCCTGCAAAGCCGCCATGGAAGGCTTGGTAGAGGGTGAACAAGATCCGCCCTATCTCTGCATGCATTCTAACCATAGCGCTCGACGTCTGGAAGATGACAGGATATCGTCGTCCTACGACATCGATAGTCTTTGCAGCTTCCCCACGTCCCTTGGCGTGGCCCGGCTGGGGATTCAGTGGTACACTCAGTCGCATGTCACGCTCAACCTAGTCGATAATGTCCATCTGAGCATGGAAATCCCAGGTACGCGTGAGCAAGATGGCACAGTGACAACCCAGCCTCTCCATACCATCCCCAACTACTGCCTTGGACGTGTCATTGGCCTTGCGGATACGTTCATCTGGGCCTTCTTCCCTGCCCTTTTCTCCGGCAAGCTCTCCGATCCTTACAGCCAGACCTGTATTCCCAAAAAGAACTTCGTGCACTGGTACGAGGAGGTGATGCTGCCCGCCATACAAGCTGTTGTCGATGACAATAACATACTCCAGTATATCCCAAAGACACATGCCATCGCGTCTTCGGACTGCAGTGCGCCTCGGGAAGCGTTAGCAGCTCTGGCGGTggcggaggaagaggaggccgATATGGAAGAAGAACTGGATGGGTTTACCGGAGCGAAAAGACGAGACGGTCCGGCCGCACAGCCGGGGTCACGACGCAAGCACTTCTACGTCACGCTTCAGTCCCGCTACCTCGCAGCTTTATGGGAGGAGATACATTCCAGGGCTGCTCTCTGGCCTGAATATGCAGGGTTGCGACTCTACATGGCTGCTAAGAACACCAAACTGACATGGATGCGGCCCACGTTCGAGTCGGCACTCGCGGAGTGGCAGCACCACTGGAATTCTGCGGTTGACGAGGCGTACATTGATCCGGATGTCACTTACATTGACATCGGCCGCCAGATGACGCCGGCCGATACAGGACCACATGGACGCGTGCTTATCTGGCGCCGTTGCTGCATGGATAGGCTCTGGCGTCGCCGGCTACAGTGGAGCCGGATCCAAAATCGGCTGTATCATCGTGAGGAAGACGCTTGCAAGGACGAATCGGGCAAACGTCAGGCTCCGCCAATCCGCAGGACGACCTATCCGTTTGTTACTCTTCGTGATGCGAGAGATATGACCATCACTCCTAGTTCATCAAGCTGGGAGCTTCGAAATGGTCTCGTGTATAGCCAGTTCTACAacctcatcaaagttccCTTCGATGCAGCTAAGCAGTACCCGTTCCAGAACCGCCACACCGAGAGCATGGCGCTAGACCCATCGTACCTCAGAGATCAACGTAACTCCACACGAGGGGCACATGCGCACCAGTCCCGAGTACAATGTGCCTACCGTCTGAGCAAGCTCCGCATTCACATATGGTTTAC
This genomic interval from Fusarium oxysporum f. sp. lycopersici 4287 chromosome 3, whole genome shotgun sequence contains the following:
- a CDS encoding hypothetical protein (At least one base has a quality score < 10), producing MSQPAPKRRGRPPRKVPQTEEERLASQRARSQRYYQRQHGQSVDSHRVAVGSQNAEFVYHYQPHPPALPSTTNPVIGLHLEPHLNIPTPLEQDVVAEPTCAGEADTDPTAASTSWNPPVWNHHENSRAARSSLDDTPEDNYNPLFEDSQIQLELISQRQDNTGDGYDAVIDRGEANSPQLEARDEELQDLVDKVQQLLITTPPDSEAIRRDSGDGLAGNTIESLVASGSAFLQGDARSSTPQSQGSARLSRRSDEAQGRSHATASATPSSQLRNTSMLDDWVRRPCTRSSDNSSNGVTSQAYDCNGFLLPSATGVQRFTREHSGFVDRSSATSPSSNSSPRGFGVEWIYHGLYSWNLRRRLEREDYLTTDDVLCGMRLAIELSGRRDVTTLARAIHLGEPQNNSIQLSQAEIEDIRRHDATILSIFRPGIEEGVGHWSLAIYQPARPHFLFCDSLGSRDDCYYSALRDIHDSVLPDSAPASICDVPITRQVNGWTCGVIVVECARRFLTAREQYCSEDLMIEDQSGILDWTQQEPYLSEMQDPDLREVGAISYWIEVISQYLGATTNHSATSVGSRRSSSSDAVTISEPADPALLLFQEWSRPVGCTSRQHEEDHSSQLADATTKRGVSPNCSSLLDIAKRLEGVTGEDGTNGPLPCVLDPAKDLLRSGTRESSSPDAGLTRYGGPCKAAMEGLVEGEQDPPYLCMHSNHSARRLEDDRISSSYDIDSLCSFPTSLGVARLGIQWYTQSHVTLNLVDNVHLSMEIPGTREQDGTVTTQPLHTIPNYCLGRVIGLADTFIWAFFPALFSGKLSDPYSQTCIPKKNFVHWYEEVMLPAIQAVVDDNNILQYIPKTHAIASSDCSAPREALAALAVAEEEEADMEEELDGFTGAKRRDGPAAQPGSRRKHFYVTLQSRYLAALWEEIHSRAALWPEYAGLRLYMAAKNTKLTWMRPTFESALAEWQHHWNSAVDEAYIDPDVTYIDIGRQMTPADTGPHGRVLIWRRCCMDRLWRRRLQWSRIQNRLYHREEDACKDESGKRQAPPIRRTTYPFVTLRDARDMTITPSSSSWELRNGLVYSQFYNLIKVPFDAAKQYPFQNRHTESMALDPSYLRDQRNSTRGAHAHQSRVQCAYRLSKLRIHIWFTCRRRGIIGPSTAYHWSVLT